Part of the Chloroflexota bacterium genome is shown below.
GCCACGCGCGTCATCGACAGCCCGCGCGAGCGTCTGATCGCCATCATCACCAACAATTTCGCGCTGTGCAACGGGCGCTGGCCGACGCAAATTCTCATCGCCACACTCTTCATCGGCGGTCTGGTTCCGGCGCAACTGGCAGGATTGCTCTCGGCCATGTCGGTGGTGGCAATTGCTGTGCTGGGCGTTCTGTTCAGTTTTCTCGTTTCGTGGGGGCTTTCGCGCACGGTGTTGCGCGGCGAAGTTTCCACTTTTAGCCTGGAACTGCCACCCTATCGCCCGCCGCGCATCTGGCAAACCATCTACACCTCGGTGATAGACCGCACGCTCATCGTTCTGTGGCGCGCCATCGTCTTCGCCCTCCCCGCGGGGGCAATCATCTGGCTTTCGGCCAATATCACCTTTGGGGGAGTCAGCGTCGCCGAGTATCTGATTAATTTCCTCAATCCCGCGGGGCTTTTACTCGGTCTCAACGGCGTGATTCTTGTCGCGTATATCGTCGCCATCCCTGCCAATGAAATCGTCATCCCCACTGTGCTGATGCTCACTGTTTTGGTCACCGGCGCATCCGGAGTAGGCGCGGGCGCGGGCGTGATGTTCGAACTTCAGTCCAATGCCGAAATGACTGCGCTCTTCCAGGCTGGCGGCTGGACACTGCTCACAGCCGTCAACCTGATGCTTTTCAGTCTGCTCCACAACCCGTGCAGCACGACCATCTACACGATCTACAAAGAAACCCGCAGCCTGAAATGGACGCTGATCTCAACCCTGCTGCCCGTTTTCATGGGCTTCGCCGTGACGTTTTTCGTTGCTCAGGTCTGGCGGCTTATCGCTGGATTTCAATAATACCCCTCACTCTAACCCTCTCCCGGTGGGAGAGGGGACTATTTCCACCCACTCCTGCTCCCTCTCCCCCTGGGAGAGGGCCGGGGTGAGGGAAGTAACTATGACAAATACCCTCGAACTCAACATCACCGGCATGGATTGCGCCGACTGCGCCCTGACGCTCGAAAAAGGCGTTGCGGGCCTGGATGGCGTGGAATTCTGTCAGGTTAATTTTGCCATTGCCAAAATGCAGGTTTCTGGCAACCTGGACGAAGAACAAATCCGCGGCCAAATTCGCAAGCTGGGCTATGGCATGACCGAAGTCGGCGCGCGCCCGGTGATTCTTTCCGGCTGGCCGCTGGTGTGGGATTTGGTCCGCCGCCCGCGCAACGCTCTGACTTTATTGGGGATGTTCTGCATTGGTTTGGCGTTTCTGGCCTCGGGGCTGGGGCTTTCGGACTCGCTCGAAGTGGGTCTGTTTACCCTGGGCGGGTTACTCGGTTTGTATTTTCCGGCGCGTTCCGGCTGGGCCGCCCTGCGCAGCGGGCAAGGCCTCGATATGAATGTGCTGATGACCATCGCCGCCGTAGGCGCGTTTGTGATTGGCGAATACGGCGAAGCCGCCACTGTGATTGTACTCTTCAGCCTTGGGGAGGCTCTCGAGGGTTTCACCATGGAGCGCGCCCGCGATAGCATCCGCGGCCTGATGCTGCTGGCCCCCGCTGAAGCCACCTTGCTAACAAGCTGCATCGACTGCGAAGAGCATCTTGGGCAGCGATTATCCGCCGAAGCCATCTCCCAAAACTCCACAGGATTGCTTCGCTTCGCTCGCAATGACACAGTATATGATGGCGGCCCTTGCCCGTGGTGCGGTACGCACGAACAGGTGATCCCTGTCGAAGGGCTGAAGATCGGCGACATCATCCTGGTCAAACCCGGTGAACGCATCCCGATGGATGGCCTGATTCTCTCCGGAGCCTCCGCCGTCAACCAGGCCCCCATTACCGGCGAAAGCCTGCCCGTGGAAAAATCCATCGGCAGCGAAGTCTTCGCCGGGACAATCAATGGCAGCGGCGCGCTGGAAATTGAAATCACCCACCTTGCAGAAGATAACACTCTCTCACGGCTAATCCATCTCGTCGAGGAGGCCCAGGCCCAGAAAACCCCCGCTCAACGCTTTGTAGACCGCTTCGCGCGCATCTATACGCCTGCCGTGGTGGTCGGCGCGCTGCTGATCGCCGCTGTTCCGCCAATTTTCTTTGGACAGCCCTTCCTCGACACCCCCGAAGCGCACGGCTGGCTCTACCGCGCGCTCGCTATGCTGGTAATCGCCTGCCCCTGCGCCCTGGTCATCGCCACACCTGTCACCGTAGTCAGCGGTATCGCTACGCTGGCGCGGCGCGGTGTACTGGTAAAAGGCGGGGCGTATCTCGAAGCGTTAGGAAATATCCGCGTGATGGCCTTCGACAAAACCGGAACCCTGACACATGGCCGCCCTGCACTCACCGAAATTGTCTGCGCCGATGAGTGCTGCAATGACGATGACTCAGCTGAATGCCCCCACTGTAATGAAATGCTCACTTTGGCTGCCGCCGTCGAGCGTCGCAGCACCCACCCGCTGGCACGCGCCGTTGTGCTGGCCGCCCAAAACCGCGGCGCCCCCGAACTCGACGCCCAAAATGTCGAATCCTTGCCCGGACGCGGCATCCGCGGCACAGTTAACGGGTCACAAATCACCATCGGCAGCCACGGCCTATTCCACGACAACGATCAGGAAGACTGCCAACCGGAAACTCCCAATCCCCAATTCTGCGATCGTATCGATCAGGCCGAATCATCCGGGCAAACTGTGATGCTGGTCAGCGCCAACGGGCATTTACTCGGCTTTTTGGCCGTTAGCGATCCGCCGCGGGGGAATAGCCATGAGACAATTACTGCCCTGAAAGCGGCTGGCCTGCAACGCACAGTCATGCTCACCGGTGATAATCTTGCCGTGGCGCAAACAATCGGTCAAGCCCTGGGCGTGGATGACATCCGCGCCGGTTTGCTGCCCGAAGACAAGCTTGAAGCCGTGCGTAATTTGCAGGCCGAATATGAGCACGTCGCCATGATCGGCGATGGTGTCAACGACGCGCCCGCCCTGGCTGCGGCCAGTCTCGGCATCGCCATGGGTGGGGCTGGTACCGCGCAAGCCCTCGAAACCGCGGATGTCGCCCTGATGGCCGATGATCTGGCACAATTACCCGCCGCAATTCGCGTTGGACGCAAGGCTGCGCGCACAATTCGCATCAATATTGGCTTCGCGTTGGCGATCAAAGTCGTTTTTCTGGTGCTGGCCTTCTTTGGCGCGGCAACTCTGTGGATGGCGGTCTTCGCCGACATGGGCGCCTCGCTGCTGGTCACCCTCAACGGGATGCGCTTGCTGCGAAAATAAAATCCAGGAAGAGACACGTGAACTACTTTGGACTTACGCAAAACGATGAAAAATATACCGAAAATAGGGGTGTGTGGGGTGCTTCGCACCCCACACACCCCTATTTTCAGGCTTTCTTTTGCGAAAGTGCGTAAATCCTGCTACTAATTCTTTCTTCGTGCCCTTCGTACACTTCGTGGACAAAAAACTATGACTATAGAAATCTCACAACACCACCTTGAAGACCACGATCACGACCAACTGCACTACCATGTGCATCGTGACCCGCACAAACCCAGCTCCACGCTAGCCAATGTAATCTTGGGCGGGCAAGATGGCCTGGTGAATGTGCTTGGCATTGTACTCGGTGTGGCCGCGGCCACCTACGACGCGCAAATTGTTATGGTCGCCGGTTTGGCCGCAACCTTCGCTGAATCGGTTTCAATGGCCGCTGTCGCCTATACCACCGCCCTGGCCGAGACCGCCCACTACGAGAGCGAACGCGAGCGTGAATACCGCCATGTACACCTGGTTCCCGCCGTAGAGCGCGAAGAAATCCGCGAAATCTACCGCCAAAAAGGTTTTGATGGCGAATTGCTCGACCAGATCGTTGATAAAATCACCGCCGACAAAGATGTTTGGGTGGGCGTGATGATGGCTGAAGAGCATCAACTCACCCCCACCACTCGCAACGACGCATTGCGCTCAGCCTTCATCGTAGGCGTGGCTGCGATTATTGGTTCGTTGATCCCGCTGGCGCCATTCGCCTTCTTCTCGGTAAGTATCAGCCTGTGGCTCTCGCTGCTCGTTTCGGCAATTGTGCTCTACATTGTGGGTGTTTATAAAGCGCGCACTACTGTCGGGCACCCCGTCAAAAGCGGCCTGGAAATGGCTGTGATCGGCATCGTCAGCGCGCTAATCGGCTATTTGGTCGGCATACTGCTCAAAGTTCCAGCGGCCTGACGACTAAAAAAATGGTTCAATCTGAATACGGCTTGATAGAATGACAAGCAACCGAAAAAATGAACCATTTTGAACTTGAGTGAGAGTAACACTATGCCCCAAATCACCATCCGCAAATTGCAGGGCGAAGAAATGTTCACCGTACTCTTCGACGCGACGACCTATGCCTTCAACCCCTCGCCGCCCATCCGCGATAAAGACGAGTGGGAGGCGCGCTTCGCCAAACGCGCCGAATATATCACCGTTTTGGCGGTGTTCGAAGATGAATCCCCTGTCGCCACGGTAGCCTCCACCCCCATGATCCAAAACGTGCGCGGCGCAAAGGCTACTCCAAACGCCTGATGACCCAGTTGCTTGAGAATATTCGCCAAAGCCAGCGCCCTCTCACCACGCTCTACCCCTTCCGCGAATCATTTTACGAGCGTTTGGGGTTCGTCACCTTCCCGCAGCCGCGCAAAACCATCTTCCACCCCGCCGACCTGGCTCCTTTGCAGCAGATTGAAGTCTCTGGCACCGTGCAACGGATGCTCATCTCGCAAGGCTACGACATCTTCCGTCAATATGTACTGGAACATCGCCAGCGCATTCACGGTATGGCTGTACTCGAACATTCCGACCCCGTGCCATCTGGCAAAGAACGCACCTGGCTGGCCGCAGCCTGCCTGAATGGCGAGATCGTCGGCGTGATGCTCTACAACCTGGAAGGCGAAGAAGTCACCAAGTTCAAACTGCGTGCCACCCGTTTTTACTACCACAAACCCGAAGGCCGTTACCTGCTATTGCAATGGATCGCCCGCCACATCGACCAGGCCAACCGCGCTGAACTCTGGCTGCCGCCCTACGAACAGCCCGAAACCTGGTTTGCCGACATGGACACAGAATTTGAACGCACCTGGATTCCACCAATGGGGCGCGTGCTGGATGTGGCTGCCCTGGGGGGGATGCAATCCGACCCGGCGAGATTCAGCGCCCGTGTGGAGGATCCCCTTTGCCCGTGGAACAGCGGAATCTGGGAATTTGAGGGGCGCGGCGGTATGCTCGAAGTGACGCCCGCCTCCGAAGCCGATTGCGAACTTAGCATTCAGGGGCTTTCTGCGCTCGTGTATGGCACCCATTCCCCCGCCGATTTTGCCATCCGCGGTTGGGGCAACCCCTCACCCGAAGTGCAGGCCGCCATGCAAACTGTCTTCCCATCCAAAATGCCGTATTTGCACGAGATGTTTTAACTTGCAGGTGCGACGCACTTTAACGCTTATGAACATGCAAACAGCCGTTCAACTTGGCGAAGAACTTGCCGCCGACATTCAAGATCATCCATTCGAGGCAGCTTATGCGCGGTTGGCTCCCGTGCTGGCCGAGCGCACGCCCTTTCGCTATCTGGAGCGCATCGGTGAAATCTTTGGCGCGGGGACAATAGCCCCTACAAATATCTTTATCGCCCAGATTGCGGCGCATAAAACCGAGGGGGGTTGGGTTGTGATTGGCGGGGCGCTGCGGGCGCAGTTGGGCCGCGATCTGGGCGGAGCGTTTGAACGCGCCAGAACATATATCATCGCCGCGGATGTGTGGTATGGCGCGGATATCCTCGGGGAACGCGTCCCCGGCCCGGGTCTGATAACCCACTTCGAGGGCGCGTTGCGCGTCCTGTCCGTGTGGCGGGATGACCCCAATCGCTGGGTGCGCCGCGCCGTAGGCGTCGGCGTTCACTTTTGGGCTAAACGCTCCCGCGGGGCCGCAGACCTTCTTCCGCAAGCATCTGCGCTGCTCGATTTGCTGGAGCCGGTGTTCGGCGAATGGGATATGGATGCCGCCAAAGGCGTGGGCTGGGGCTTGAAGACGCTGGGCAAATATTATCCCAATTTGGTAGCCGAATGGCTACCGCACCAGATGGCTCGTCCACACCGGGCAATTGTGGCACAAAAGGCGAAGAAGTTTTTAGGAGAGCGATTATGACCGAGAAAAAACTACCCATTCGGGGGATCATCAGCTTCGTCGCTTATATTTTGCTGTACCCAATTGTGTTGTTCAGCAACGCCGGGACAACCCGTTGGGGCATGGCCTGGGCATATTTGGGCATCTCGACGTTGGCGACCATCGGCAGCCGCTTGCTGGTGCGCCGCAAAAACCCCGATCTACTTTATGAGCGCGGCAGCGCCCAGAGCGCCAAAAACGTAAAAGATTGGGATCGCAAGCTGGTGCCAATTGCGGCTATCTACGGCCCGCTGGCGGCGACGATTTTAGCCGGGATGGATTTTCGCTACAATTGGACAGATGCCATCCCGCTGTGGGGGCAGGTTCTTGCTCTGGGGGTAGGCACGTTGGGTTTTATTTTTTCCACCTGGGCAATGCTGGAGAATCGCTTTTTCTCCTCGATGGTGCGCATCCAGACTGAACGCGGGCATACGGTTTGCAAAACTGGCCCCTACAAAATTGTGCGCCATCCGGGGTACGCGGGCGGGCTGTTGTGGTATCTGGT
Proteins encoded:
- a CDS encoding ferrous iron transporter B, translating into MFVPLISLTFNIQPATRNPKLAHIIMTLHNTTPEDILQTAQALRWEVGSDFHEHLMESMYTEAARIADRAVSRPEEKPRFDLDRTIDRLVTSRTVGFPLMLALLTLVFWLTIAGANVPSRWLSWLLLDTLQPILKGFGVTIGLPWWINGLLFDGMYLATAWVISVMLPPMAIFFPLFTLLEDYGYLPRVAFNLDNMFQKVGAHGKQALSMTMGFGCNAAGVVATRVIDSPRERLIAIITNNFALCNGRWPTQILIATLFIGGLVPAQLAGLLSAMSVVAIAVLGVLFSFLVSWGLSRTVLRGEVSTFSLELPPYRPPRIWQTIYTSVIDRTLIVLWRAIVFALPAGAIIWLSANITFGGVSVAEYLINFLNPAGLLLGLNGVILVAYIVAIPANEIVIPTVLMLTVLVTGASGVGAGAGVMFELQSNAEMTALFQAGGWTLLTAVNLMLFSLLHNPCSTTIYTIYKETRSLKWTLISTLLPVFMGFAVTFFVAQVWRLIAGFQ
- a CDS encoding isoprenylcysteine carboxylmethyltransferase family protein, which produces MTEKKLPIRGIISFVAYILLYPIVLFSNAGTTRWGMAWAYLGISTLATIGSRLLVRRKNPDLLYERGSAQSAKNVKDWDRKLVPIAAIYGPLAATILAGMDFRYNWTDAIPLWGQVLALGVGTLGFIFSTWAMLENRFFSSMVRIQTERGHTVCKTGPYKIVRHPGYAGGLLWYLVTPLVLNSLWAFIPTLIALIASVIRTALEDQTLRAELHGYEEFTRETRYRLIPGIW
- a CDS encoding heavy metal translocating P-type ATPase is translated as MTNTLELNITGMDCADCALTLEKGVAGLDGVEFCQVNFAIAKMQVSGNLDEEQIRGQIRKLGYGMTEVGARPVILSGWPLVWDLVRRPRNALTLLGMFCIGLAFLASGLGLSDSLEVGLFTLGGLLGLYFPARSGWAALRSGQGLDMNVLMTIAAVGAFVIGEYGEAATVIVLFSLGEALEGFTMERARDSIRGLMLLAPAEATLLTSCIDCEEHLGQRLSAEAISQNSTGLLRFARNDTVYDGGPCPWCGTHEQVIPVEGLKIGDIILVKPGERIPMDGLILSGASAVNQAPITGESLPVEKSIGSEVFAGTINGSGALEIEITHLAEDNTLSRLIHLVEEAQAQKTPAQRFVDRFARIYTPAVVVGALLIAAVPPIFFGQPFLDTPEAHGWLYRALAMLVIACPCALVIATPVTVVSGIATLARRGVLVKGGAYLEALGNIRVMAFDKTGTLTHGRPALTEIVCADECCNDDDSAECPHCNEMLTLAAAVERRSTHPLARAVVLAAQNRGAPELDAQNVESLPGRGIRGTVNGSQITIGSHGLFHDNDQEDCQPETPNPQFCDRIDQAESSGQTVMLVSANGHLLGFLAVSDPPRGNSHETITALKAAGLQRTVMLTGDNLAVAQTIGQALGVDDIRAGLLPEDKLEAVRNLQAEYEHVAMIGDGVNDAPALAAASLGIAMGGAGTAQALETADVALMADDLAQLPAAIRVGRKAARTIRINIGFALAIKVVFLVLAFFGAATLWMAVFADMGASLLVTLNGMRLLRK